A stretch of Bacteroidota bacterium DNA encodes these proteins:
- a CDS encoding acylphosphatase — protein MTTTPSHTPDDQERLVVEVHGHVQGVGFRYFTRGVARKLNIRGLVRNDPNGIVTVVAEGPSEALNEFLSALHQGPDLAEVDEVDESWEAARGRFDGFSIEYY, from the coding sequence ATGACTACCACTCCATCTCACACGCCTGACGATCAGGAACGCCTCGTCGTCGAGGTCCACGGTCACGTGCAAGGTGTCGGCTTCCGGTACTTCACGCGCGGCGTCGCCCGCAAGCTCAACATTCGCGGCCTCGTCCGCAACGACCCCAACGGCATCGTCACGGTCGTCGCCGAGGGGCCGAGCGAGGCCCTGAACGAGTTCCTGAGCGCGCTCCACCAGGGGCCGGACCTCGCCGAGGTCGACGAGGTCGACGAGTCCTGGGAGGCCGCCCGCGGCCGGTTCGACGGGTTCTCCATCGAGTACTACTAG